DNA from Amycolatopsis sp. DSM 110486:
GCTGATGCACCCGCGGATCGAGTACCGCATTCCGTCGCCGGGTTCCGACCACCTCGACCCGCGCCGCACGCTCCAGGTGATCCACGACGACCACACCCGCCTCGGCGGGCGCGTGACCCGGTTGAAGAGCAAGCACGCGCACGCCGAAAGCCCGCATTCGCGCACGCGCCGGCTGGTCACCAACGTCCGGGCCGAACCCGTCGGCGACACAGTGGTGGCGCACGCCAACTTCCACGTGATGCGCACGCGGCTCGGTCAGCTCGACCACTTCCTCGGCACCTACCGCCACGTGCTGGTCGAAGACGGCGCCGGGTTCCTCGTCCGCGAACGGGTCGCGACCCTCGACCACGGCATCGTCGAGGCGGGCGGAACCGTGTCGATCATCCTGTGACGGGAGCGTGACCGTGCTCGACCTACACACCCACGTGGTGCCCCGGGAGACGCCCTTCCGCACCTCGGCCGACCCGCGCTGGGCCCGGCTCGACACCGGAACCGGGGTCGTCTCCGTGTCCGGCAAGCCGTTCCGGACGGTGCACCGCGTCGCCTGGGATCTGGACACCCGCCGCGCGGACGCCGAAGCCGCGGGCGGGACCGGCCAGCTGCTGTCCGCCATGCCCGAGCTGCTCGCGCCGTGGGCCCCACCCGGCGAAGGACTCGCCTACGCGCAGGCCTTCAACGCTTGGCTCGCGGACGAAGTGGGACAGCACAACGGGTTCTTCACCGGACTGGGTGTCGTTCCGTTGCAGGATCCCGACGCCGCCGCAGCTCTGCTCACCGAGATCGCCGACGCCGGCCTGCTCGGCGTCGAGGTGCCCTCGAACCCGCCGACGGCGCCCCTGCACGCGCCGGCGTGGGCCGGGTTCCTCGACGAGGCCGACCGGCTCGGGCTGCTCGTGTTCGTGCACGCGGCCGGGGGAGCGGCGGTCGCGGACTACCCGCACCCGATGGCCGCCAACGGGGTTCTGTTCCCCGCGGGCATCGGCACGGCGCTCGGCGGCCTGATCGTCACGGGCGCGCTGGCCGCGCGGCCCGGGCTGCGGCTGCTGGCCAGCCACGGCGGCGGCGCCTTGATCACCGAACTGCCGAGGATCGACTACCTGCGCGGGATCACCCCGGCGCTGCGGGAGCTGATGCCCGAGTCCGCTGTGGACTCCGCGCGCCGCCTGTGGTTCGACCCGCTGCTGTTCGACGCAGGCCTGGTGCGCCACCTCGCAGAGACCGTCGGCGCGGATCGGATCGTGCTGGGCACGGATCACCCGTTCATGCCCACGGACCCGCTCGCGTTCCTCGACGACCCGGCGCTGCCCCCGGGGTTCGCGAAGGCCGTGCGCGAGACCAACCCCGCGGCGCTGCTCACCGCGCTCACCCGACCGAACTCCCGGCAAAGGAGCTGGAATCGATGACCTCCGAACTGATCGCACCCCCGTCCACCACGCTGGTCGACGACCGCCCCGCCGACGGGCTCTTCCGCGTCGACCGGGCCGCGCTCGTCGACGAGGGCGTGCTCGCGCGGGAACGCCGCGCCATCTTCGACAAGTGCTGGCTCTACGTCGGCCACGTCTCGGAGGTGCCGAACCCGGGTGATTTCCGCGCCCGCACGGTGGCCGGGCGTCCGCTCGTGCTGTGGCGCGGCGGCGACGGCGAGGTGCGGGTGTTCCTCAACGCGTGCCGGCACCGCGGCGCGCAGCTGTGCCGCGTGCCCGAAGGCAACGCGCGTGGAATGTCGTGCTTCTACCACGCGTGGACCTACGCCAACGACGGCCGGCTGACCGCACTGCCCGACGTCGACGGCTACGGCCCCGACTTCGACCGTTCCCGCTTCAGCCTGAACTCCCCGCCGCGTGTGGAGGAGTACCGCGGGTTCGTCTTCTGCTGCTTCGATCCCGACGCTGTTTCGTTGCCGGAGTACCTCGGCGAAGCCCGCGACTACCTGGACCTGGTGGCCGACCAGTCGCCGGACATGGAGGTGGTCGACGGTGTGCACGAGTACTCGATGGAGGCGAACTGGAAGCTGTTCGTGGAGAACAGTCTCGACGGTTACCACCTGATCCCCTTGCACCGCACGTACTTCGACTACCTGAAGTCCACTGAGGACTCCTACCTCGACCCGCGCAAGGCGACCGAGGCGAAGGATCTCGGAAACGGGCACGCGGTGATCACCGTGGAGGGTCCGTGGGCCCGCCCGGTCGCGCGGTGGACGCCGGCGATGGGGGAGGAGAACCGCGAGTACGTCGAGGGGCAGCGGGCTCGGCTCGAAGAAGAGTTCGGTGCCGACCGCGCGCGCCGGATCGCGACGACCGACCGGAACCTGCTGATCTTCCCCAACCTCGTGATCAACGACATCATGGGGATCGTCGTCCGCACGATCACGCCGACCGCGGCCGGGCGCACGCTGGTGGCGCAGTGGACGATGGCGACGAAGGGCGAGCCGGAGTCGGTGCGGGCGCGGCGGCTGGACTCGTACGTGACGTTCCAGGGGCCGGGTGGGCTGGCGACGCCGGACGACATGGAGGCGTGCGAGTCCTGCCAGGAGGGGTTCGCCGTCGCGGCCGAGTCGCCGTGGTCGGACATTTCGCGGGGGATCCACAAGGAAGCCACGGGTGGGCCGTTCGTCGCGTCCGACGAAGTGCAGCAGCGGGCGTTCTGGCGTCGGTGGCGGGATCTGCTGGGCACTGTTTGATTCGGCAGCGTTTGATCCGGCACTGCGTAGTCGGAGCGCCACCACGCGTTGACCCCACCCGAACAAATCCGGCCTGACGGCCGAGAACGGATATCGTGGCCGGATGCGCATCAGTGCCGAGGAGACGGAGCAGCACCGGTCGGTGGGGGACCGGATGCTGCTCATTCTCGACACCGTCGCGACCTCACCCGGCGAGGTGGGGCTCAGTGAGCTCGCGCGGCGGACCGGGCTGAAGAAGGCGACTGTGCACCGGCTGGCCCTGGACCTCGTGGCGCACCGGATGCTCGAGCGCGGCGCGTACGGCTATCGGCTCGGGCTGCACCTGTTCGAGCTGGGCCAGCACGTGCCGGCTTCGCGGCGGCTGCGGGCGACCGCGTTGCCGTTCATGGCCGACCTGCTGACCGCGACGGGTGAGGTCGTGCAGCTGGGCGTGCTCGACGACACGGACATCGTGTACGTCGAGAAGCTCACCGGCCAGCACAGCGCCTCGGTGCCTTCGGCGGTCGGTACGCGGCTGCCCGCGTACTGCACCGGCCTGGGCAAGGCGATTCTCGCGTTCAGCGACGAATCCGCCGTCGAACGCGTGACGTCCGCGCCCATGCCGGCGCGGACCGGGACCACGATCACCGATCCGCGGCACTTCCTGCGCGAGCTGGCGAAAATCCACGACTCCGGCATCGCCTACGACCGGGAAGAGGGCACGCGGGGCATCGCGTGCGTCGCGGCGCCGATCGTGGTGGAGAGCTACGTCGGGCGCGACGGCCACCGAGCCGTCGCCGGGCTTTCCGTGACGGGGCCCGCGCACCGCCTGCAGCCGGCGCGGCTGGGGGCGGCGGTGCGGACCGCCGCCCTGAGCATCAGCCGTCTCCTGGGCTACCCGCTGCACTGACCCGCGGGTTCACGCGTCTGTTTCGCCGGCCGGCCTGCGGACGCTCACGGTGGTGGTGCCGCCGAAGCGGGCCGTGATCGTGCCCCCGGCTCGCAGCGCCACGGCGGAGGTGAGGCCGCCGGTGATGATCAGTTCGTCCTTCTTCAGGCCGCTTCCGCGCGCGGCCAGCTGCGCGGCCAGCCACGCGACGCCGTGCAGCGGATGTCCGGCGGCCGCCGCGGAGGTCGCGGTCGCGACGAGGGCGTTGTCCTCGTGCAGCTCGACGGTGACCCGGTGGGCGTGCAGCGGATCGACGTCGAGCACCGATCCCAGCACGACTCCGGCGGCCGAGGAGCCGTCGGCGGTGTTCTGTTCGGCGGTGAACCGGTAGTCGCGCCAGATCGAGTCGACGACCTCGAGGCACACGCGCACCTCGGCGATCGCGTCGGCGACCTCATGCAGCGCGAGGCCGGGCCCGGCCAGGTCGCGGCCCAGGACGACGCCGATCTCCGGCTCGACGCGGGGGTGCAGGAAACCGGTGGCTCGCGCGCCGTCGCGCAGCACCATGTCGTCGAGCAGCGGCCCGTGGTTGGGCGCGGTGACGCCCATCTGCCGGCGCATCGCGGCGGAGGTGTAGCCGAGCTTGTAGCCGATGGCGCAGCGTCCTTCGGCGAGGCGCAGGCGCGTGAGGTCGTCCTGGATTTCGTACGCGCTGTCCAGTGACAGCGTGGTCACTTCCGTTGCCGCGTCGAGGAGTGTGCGTTCGGTGCGGGCCCGGTGCAGCACTTGCGCGAGGGCGAGGGTTTCGATCGTGTCGGTCACTTCCTCATCGTCGCGGCCGGCGGCCGTTGATGAGTCCCACCGGTCCACTCGCCGGTCCGAGGCGTGGCCGGGGGTCCCGCCGGTTCCGAGACTGGACCTCACCACCCACTCGACGACGAGGAGGAACCATGGCCGAAGTACTGGGTCTCGGGGTCACCCACTACCCACCGCTGAGCGGCACCGACGACAACCTGACGCGGGTGTTCCGCGGCGCGCTCGCGGACCCGAAGCTGCCCGCCGAACTGCGCGACCCGGCGTCGTGGCCCGAGCGGGCCCGCCGTGAATGGGCCGAAGACGAAGGTGTCGCGGCCGGGAAGGCACACCGCGCGGCCTTGCTGGAGGGCTTCCGCCGCACGCGCGCCGCGCTGGACGAGTTCCAGCCGGACGTCGTGCTGATCTGGGGCGACGACCAGTACGAGAACTTCCGCGAGGACCTCGTGCCGCCGTACGCCGTGCAGATCTACGACGACCTCACGGTGCACCCGTGGCGCCACGCCGACGAGTCGTCGAACATGAAGGGCAAGCCCAACGTCTGGGGCGAGGGCGAGAACACCGAGCGCCTCATCCGCGGCCACCGGCCGTTCGCCCGCCACCTGGTGGAAGGGCTGCTGGCGCGCCACATCGACGTGCCGTACTCGTACGAGCCGCTGCACCACCCGGGTCTCGCGCACGCGTTCCTGAACACGGTGCTGTACCTGGACTACGACCGCGAGGGGTTCGACTACCCGGTGGTCACGTTCCCGTTGAACTGCTACGGCCGCAAGGTGATCAGCTTCCAGGGCAACATCAGCCCACTCGGTGTGGAGCGCGAGCTCGACCCGCCCTCGCCCTCGCCGGCGCGGATCATGGACGTCGGCGCGGCGGTCGCGCGGATCTGTGCGGACAGCCCGTACCGGGTCGCGCTCGTCGCCAGCTCCAGCTGGTCGCACAGCTTCCTCGTGGACTCGACGATGCGTTTGTTCCCCGATTCGGCGGCCGACGAGAAGATGTACGACGCGCTCGTCGCCGCGGACTACCCGGTGTGGGAGAACACGACGCTCGCGGACGCGGAGAAGGCCGGCCAGCAGGAGCTGCTGAACTGGTGGGCGCTGCTCGGCGCGATGCGGGAGCTGGGCCGCGGGCCGAGCTGGACGAGCTTCGTGGCGTCGAACATCTTCGTGTCCAACAAGGTCTTCGCAGTCTACGACGCGGAGCAGCGGTGACGCGCTGCGACGTCGCGGTCGTCGGCGCCGGGCCCGCGGGGCTGTTCGCGGCGGTGTACGCGGGGATGCGCGGGCTGTCGGTGACGGTCGTCGACGCGCTGCCGGAGCCCGGCGGCCAGATCACCGCGCTGTACCCGGAAAAGCTGATCCGCGACGTCGCCGGGTTCCCCGCGGTGAAAGGCCGCGACCTCGTCCGCGGACTGGTGGAGCAGCTCGACCAGTTCTCGCCTCGGATGCTGCTCGGGCATCGGGCGACGGCGCTGGACGACCTGGCGGACGGGCGGCTGCGGCTGGGTTTCGACGACGGTGCTGTGCTGGAGGCCGGCGCGGTCGTGGTCACGGGTGGGATCGGCACGTTCTCACCGCGCAAGCTGCCGTGCGGCGAGGAGTTCCTGGGCCGCGGGCTCACCTACTTCGTCCGCGATCCGGCCGAGCTCGCCGGCAGCCGCGTGCTCGTGGTCGGCGGCGGCGACTCGGCGCTCGACTGGGCCGAGACGTTGCAGCACACGGCGGACGTCACGTTGGTGCACCGCCGCGACACCTTCCGCGCGCACCTGCACACCGTGGGCCAGGTACTGGCCGGCCCGGCGACCGTGCGCACGAACGCGACCGTCGAACGCCTCGACGGCGATGCCCGGATCACGCGCGCGACCCTGCGCGACACGGTGAGCGGCGAGACGACCCAGGTGCCGTGCGACCACGTCGTGGCGGCGCTGGGGTTCGTCGCGAACCCGGGCCCGCTGCTGCAGTGGGACCTGGCGACGCGCGACCGCAAGATCGTGGTCGACGCCGCCATGCGTACGTCGCGGCCCGGCGTCTTCGCCGCCGGCGACATCTGCACCTACGACGGCCGGGTCCCGCTCATCGCGGTCGGCTTCGGCGAGGCGGCCACCGCCGTGAACCACGCGGCCGTCCACCTCGACCCGGCCGCCTCCCCCTTCCCGGGGCACTCCACCGACGGCCCGGCGCTCGCCGCCCGGCCCCTGCGAGTCCCCGCCTGACCCGAGAGGACCCCGGCCATGGCCTACGTCATCACCGACGCCTGCGTCGACATCCTCGACCGCGCGTGCACCGAGGAATGCCCGGTCGACTGTATCTACGAGGGCGACCGCAAGATGTACATCAACCCCGTGGAATGCATCGACTGCGGCGCTTGCGAACAGGCCTGCCCGACGGGCGCGGCGCTCGCCGACCGGATGCTCGCCGGCACCGACGCGCAGTGGAACACGGCTGACAACGCCGGGTTCTTCACCGAAGCGCTGCCGGGACGGGAAACCCCGCTCGGCACCCCTGGTGGCGCTACCCACCTGGGCGCGGTGGGTGTCGACACCGAGACCGTTGCCGCGCTGCCTCGTACCTGATTCGGAGAGAACTGTGACAACCCTGGAAAACCGGCCGGTCGCCGGAGTCGATCCGTGGACCGGTGAGGCCCTGGAGGCCGGCGCGGTGGAGAACAGCGCGGAGGAAGTGCGCGCGATCGTGGCGGAGGCGGCCGCGGCGGCGCCGAGGCTGGAGGCGCTGGGCCGGCGAGGGCGGGCAAAGCTGCTGCGTGCGCTCGCGCAGGCGCTCGAGGCCGAGCGCCAGCAGATCGTCTCGCTCGCCGACGCCGAGACGGCGCTGGGTGCGCCGCGGCTCGGCGGGGAGCTGACCCGAACGTGCTACCAGTTGGAGTTCTTCGCCGGCGTCGTGGAGGACGGCGGCTACGTGGAGGCGACCCTCGACCCGGCCGGGCCGACGCCGATGGGGCCGCGGCCGGACCTGCGGCGGATGCTGGTGCCGATCGGGCCTGTCGCGGTGTTCGGGGCGAGCAACTTCCCGCTGGCGTTCTCGGTGCCCGGCGGGGACACGGCGTCGGCGCTGGCCGCGGGGAACCCCGTGGTGGTCAAGGCGCACGGGTCGCACCCCGGGACTTCGCGGCTCGTCCACGAGGTCCTGCGTGAGGCGCTCGTCGCGGCGGGGGCGCCGGCCGGGGCGCTCGGGCTGGTCTTCGGGCGGGCGGCGGGGGAGAGCCTCGTGACCGATCCGACGGTCAAAGCGGTCGGGTTCACGGGCTCGCTGTCCGGCGGCCGGGCGCTGCTGGACCTCATCCGCGGCCGCGCGGAACCGATCCCGTTCTACGGTGAGCTCTCCAGCCTCAACCCGCTGGTCGTCACCGCTGCCGCGGCGCGTGAGACGGGCGCCGAAATCGGGGTGGGCCTCGTCGCGTCGGTGACCGGGTCGGCGGGGCAGCTGTGCACGAAACCCGGGCTGGTGCTGGTGCCGGCCGGTACCGACGGCGACGCTGTGGTGGCCGCTGCGGCCGAAGCGCTCGGCAAGGCGGAAGTGGTGCCGTTGCTCAACCGGCGAATCCACCAGGCGTACCTCAGCGACACCGCCGGGCTCGTCCGCGCGAAGGAAGTGTCCGAAGTAGCCAGCGGACCGAAGCCAGGCGGCGGGTATGGCGTGGCTCCGCTTCTGACCACAGTGGACGCCGACGGGATCCCCGCCGAGGCGTTCGCGGAGTACTTCGGCCCCGCAGCCGTGATCGTGCGGTACCGGAGCCAAGCCGAACTGCTCGCCGTCGTCGACCAGGCGCCCGCGTCGCTCACCGCCACGCTGCACCTCGGCGCGGACGAGGCCCCGAAGGACCTGGTCACCGAGCTTAGTCGGCGCGTCGGCCGCCTGGTGTTCAACGGCTACCCGACCGGCGTGGCGGTGAGCTGGGCCCAGCACCACGGCGGCCCGTGGCCGGCGACCAACAGCCTCCACACCTCCGTCGGCGCCACGGCGATCCGCCGGTTCCTCCGGCCACTGGCCTGGCAGAACGCCCCCGCGCACCTGCTGCCCGACGAGCTCACCGACGAGCCCCGAGCACCCCTGCCGCGCCGGATCGACGGGCGGCTGCAGGCTCGGCACTGAGGGAAACAATTCTTACCCGTCGATGACAACACGACCACGGCACTGGCGGCCGCCGCGCTGGTCCCGTTCGCCGCGGTGTTCGCGGGGGGCACCGCCTCGGCGTCGCCGGTGCCGGACCGGAGCCGGCCGGGGTCGGTCTTCGTGGGCACCAACCACAACAACAGCACTGATCCGAGCCAGCCGGGCAACCAGGTCGCCTACTACCACCGGGCGGCCGACGGCAAGCTGACGCTCGTCGGCACGTTCGCCACCGGCGGTCAGGGTTCGGGGCCGGGCCAGCGCTTCGCGGGCGACGGTCTCGGTTCGGGCAATTCGGTGCGCCTCACCGCGGACCACCGTTTTCTGCTGGTGACCAACGCCGGCAGCGCCACGCTTTCCGTGCTGCGGATTCTGCCGGACCGTCTGCAGGTCGTGGACGTCGTCCCGACCGGTGACGGATCCGCGTCCCAGCGGTTCCCGAACAGCGTCACGCAGCACGGAAACGTCGTTTACGTGTTGAATGCCTCGGGTCAGGGCAGCATCACCGGGTTCCGCCTCGGGTTCGACGGCCGGCTCACCCCCGTACCGGGCTCCACCCGGCAGCTGCAAGCCGGCCAGGACCGCTTCGCTCCCGACGCGCTGAAGGACCCGACCCAGGTCTCCTTCAGCCCGGACGGGCACCACCTGCTGGTGTCCATCAAGGACGGCCCCACCAACGACGTGATCCCGGGCGCCAACCCGACCGGGCCGGGCCGCGTGCTCACCTTCGGTGTCGACGGCGCGGGACGGCCCAGCAAGGACTTCGTCCGCACCGACTTCGCCAACCGCGGTCCGTTCGGATTCTCCTTCGACCGCAAGGGCAACGTCGACCTGGCCGAGTTCGTCGGCGGCGGCGTGGAGGACGGCCACCCGACCGGCGCGGCCGGCAGCTACCGCCTCGGCCGCGACGGGCACCTGACCCCGATCAGCACGGCCGTGGCCGACCGCCAGATCGACACGTGCTGGGTCGTGAACAACGGCAAGTACGCCTTCGGCTCCGACTACACCTCCGGCACGATCTCGAGCTGGAAGGTGAACTCCGACGGCAGTCTCACCCTCTTGCACGAGGTGGCCGGCACCACGGACAAGCCGGCCGACAGCCAGGGCAGCACGCCGCTGGACCTGGGCGTGAGCCCGGACGGCAAGAACCTCTACAACGTGCTCCCAGGCTCCGGCAAGCTCGCCGCCTGGTCGATCGGCGCCGATGGCGAGCTCGCCAAGATCGGTGAGTTCGGCGGCCTGCCCCAGACCGTGAACGGCGACCACGCGCCGAGCGACTTCAGCGCGCTCGGCAGCCCCGCGGGCATCGACGTGAGCTGACCCCACGCCCGGGATGGCCGCCGAAAACCGGCCATTCCGGGCCTGGCCCGTGAAAACCCCGCGGCCCACTGGGGTCGCCGGCTCGGGTGTTCCTCGATGCGACGACGCCGCCCACCGGGGCAGGGTCGGCCCGTACCGCGTTGTCCACACTCGTGCGCAAAGGGCCTTCAATCATGGAAACCGTCGAGAATTCGCTTCAAGCCGACCTCCTCGTGGTCGGCTTCGGCAAGGGCGGCAAGATCGCCGCCGGTACCATGGCCCGGCTCGGGAAGCGGGTCGTCGTCGTCGAGCAGTCGCCGGAGATGTACGGCGGCACCTGCCCGAACGTCGGCTGCGTGCCCACCAAGGCGCTGGTGCACCGCTCCCGCAACCGCCGTCCGTCCGACCCGCCGCAGGAGTGGTACGAGCGGGCTGTGGGCGAGGTGCACGCGATCACCTCGCTGTTCCGCAAGGGCAACTTCGACGGGATGGACGGCCTCGAGACGGCGTCGGTCCTCACCGGGCACGCGGAGTTCACCAGCCCCGACACCGTCCTCGTGGACACCGCCGACGGCCCCGTGACCGTCCGGGCCGAGCACATCCTCATCAACACCGGCTCCACGCCCGTGATCCCCGACCTCCCGGGCCTGCGGATGAGCAAGTACCTGGTCACCAGCACCGACCTCATCCACCGCACCGAGCTGCCGAAGCGGCTGGCGATCGTCGGCGGCGGCTACCTCGGCATCGAGTTCGCCGCCATCTACCGCCAGTTCGGCTCCGAGGTCACGCTCTTCGAATCGACGGCGCGCATCCTCGACCACCTCGACGACGACGTGCAGGCAGTTGCCGAGAAGATCCTCGTCGACGAGGGCATCGAGATCGTCACCGGCGCCAACGTCACCGGCGTCGAGGACGGTGCCGGTGAGGCGATCGTGCAGTACATGCACGACGGCCGCGAGCGCACCCTGGCCGTGGACGCGGTGCTGTCCGCCGCCGGCCGCAAACCGGCCACCGAGGGCCTCGGCCTCGCGGCGGCGGGTGTCCGCGTGACGGCCCGGGGCGCGGTGGAGGTCGACGAGCACCTGCGCACCAGCCAGCCGCACATCTTCGCGCTCGGCGACGTCAACGGCGGGCCGCAGTTCACCTATGTCTCGCTCGACGACGCCCGCATCGTGCTGGACCAGCTGCGCGGCGAGGGCAAGCGCACCACGACCGACCGCGTCGCCGTGCCGCGGACGCTGTTCATGACCCCGCCGCTGGCGATGGTCGGCCTCACCGAGCGCGAGGCGCGCGACGCGGGCCACCGGATCAAGGTCTCGAGCCAGCCGGTCGCGGAGATCATCGCGATGCCGCGCGCCTACGTCGTGGACGAGACGCGCGGCGTGATGAAGTTCGTGATCGACCTCGACACCGACGAGATCCTCGGCGCCTCGCTGCTGAGCGTCGACGCGCAGGAGCTGATCAACACCGTGGCGCAGGCGATGCGTTACGGCATCAAGGCCGCGCAGCTGGGCGAGGCGATCTACACGCACCCGTCGTCGACGGAGGCGTTCAACGACGTGATCTCCACCGTGGTCCGGAGCGACGAGAAGTAGCCACCCCGGGCAGAACCGCCCCATACCATCCACAAAGGATGGTGTGGGGCTTTTCTTTTCCCGCCACCACAACGCACTGGGGGGTCGGGCCCGGGGGCACCCGGACGCGACGCGGGCGCCGCGCGGGCAGGCTCTGACGCGACGACCGAAACGGAGAACCCACATGCCACCTACGCTGGCCGACGGCCACCTCTACCTCCAGACCAACGAGGTCAGGAACGCGATCATCCACTACTCCCGAGGGGCCGACGGCGCCCTCACCGAGGTGGAGCGCGTACCCACCGGGGGTGGCGGGTCCGGGGTGTACAAGCCGATCAGCGGCCAGGAGAGCGCGCCGAACGCCTTCGAGGCGGCGGGCAGCGTGATCCTCACGGCGGACCAGCAGTTCCTGTTC
Protein-coding regions in this window:
- a CDS encoding FAD-dependent oxidoreductase, with the protein product METVENSLQADLLVVGFGKGGKIAAGTMARLGKRVVVVEQSPEMYGGTCPNVGCVPTKALVHRSRNRRPSDPPQEWYERAVGEVHAITSLFRKGNFDGMDGLETASVLTGHAEFTSPDTVLVDTADGPVTVRAEHILINTGSTPVIPDLPGLRMSKYLVTSTDLIHRTELPKRLAIVGGGYLGIEFAAIYRQFGSEVTLFESTARILDHLDDDVQAVAEKILVDEGIEIVTGANVTGVEDGAGEAIVQYMHDGRERTLAVDAVLSAAGRKPATEGLGLAAAGVRVTARGAVEVDEHLRTSQPHIFALGDVNGGPQFTYVSLDDARIVLDQLRGEGKRTTTDRVAVPRTLFMTPPLAMVGLTEREARDAGHRIKVSSQPVAEIIAMPRAYVVDETRGVMKFVIDLDTDEILGASLLSVDAQELINTVAQAMRYGIKAAQLGEAIYTHPSSTEAFNDVISTVVRSDEK